One Myxocyprinus asiaticus isolate MX2 ecotype Aquarium Trade chromosome 20, UBuf_Myxa_2, whole genome shotgun sequence genomic region harbors:
- the akap12a gene encoding A-kinase anchor protein 12, producing MGATASSAQQDSRCEEDAAAEEQTEGASDARDDASADDKLLQTNGQISSLNIKTKNHADELNGHFEERVLADVGSGFVTIKEDGTETIEDLHDVDTLQPNTQNESREMVNSDGVTVKEGMEEDGQVNDINEVGFKKIFRFVGFRFSLKKDTCEKTEGEGLLANEQVEKVASTSEYFEATKETITEAANENCSYENTPDDPLNSAVSAQPEPADPSQKTENETKVDQDADIVEHNVEVTPYKEQVKVVEASPEPEEPEPEEPMSPIKQFFTEGIFASLRKKKKEVEIQKERKEEELKIIYKRDAAEAEKEGSKCICLDIPHIMSEEEKDSQGKGDIKFLPEEELQVNSLEKDKVQGSPLKRLFRKFSTRRQRENKAAVNVIEAEEKVSEQPESSSELTEIQKVEEPLVEEPKSAEEEQLADVSPQESKKKSDSTVSWEALICGGSARKRARKTNEDETPDKGEEYEKKTESPLGSSFEGDYDHLTSSSEQAGSPGEGEAGSTWKTFKKMVTPKRKVRTGGSSSPEQISSDSEMNKDDSFSIKKLIPGHKKRKSDAMREQTSSDEAGKDAESGDEDDETPAIIPLSEYEIIEPESLREVNEKLVEITIEHEMTEMTSQVLDKDKPNESEPKFAAKVSNNVLSENFEELTDFMSKHQQLNDMPEEGIIEESIETPISSAVCTTQDDSFAEDFVVPASEEFIGEDTTEMVSAVSQLTESPKTSGHVTPVLAEYSIQKSDVILQEAVQSMCMTPSVQSVTTKDERQKFLTVSLSPYILQSSTPEETKVLVAHKKTDATAICTGLISQEIESLEEPVPAPLMEEVPEVSDAVLTELVSDNLTDEPEVAGLGTDEVYEAEIMEVKTKYKKQITINATETELNIEQVIQLMAEQDKEECPTEPVMGIEPVYVAVIDTIQREAVLDQVIAANTHDPMTEGPLHPVLEESVYIQPVHYTEVTAEVEKVIKLPDVELSAAEFEQAALPEVLEFLTHYVASVPDTTRSEIADIDKEGIDIFASTVECLETKDTISFISPISDPIKVEVIEVEDRIQTELAESVHDDVHEIQLDIKDTVLKTAGAQVETVLQVVSAGDSAIVVEDTCEQIQEGKMEHQEIEDIHVEESMDVVASEDFQNFEAENISGTAAEFFVREELEEKQLNIPAEEVSLPETVLVEETEEVDKVTPEPEELPKEIDTYVEDKVEEDACYKTDRKGLNEEEEIAVKEGQPLTNTEADESENLEVAAHTHITEASPEIIEQDVRTENAEMVNGIREDLDVSEISKDVLEHKETTAEPEADSGVMLTHLETAVPLVETRSVQTEIMDFQTELSLDSEQSPETSKEDKQTITTENIKTVQVLEMVVIMENVTKQSEMEKLVPVAQALVISELPEVTEKDNDALAITDLIAETRGGDQVDHAPVMVATEITETSAPEEKDKTPVVTEPESSGPTEIKVAGTTESESVGVAQNYTATQNEVNSVSKHKDEATEDTMLKCEPAEQIVEKPLAINLQIENAEIKDEIPAVMDMKEESSAVTKLEVAPMSQTLPLSSEIEAETLEVTELKAATLEMTEPMVETHVATEVEVETALEVETPFVTSVVAELEVDSPVVTSMTKTIDTHSSAAISVNQNKDSDTALLTEEVKEQVVGMPTVTPVVLTPAEALDVVTTVVALGNGSRPVASVKEIQDVTLLVGTPAVDPVAVSTVEMQNVTPVAKTLALSSGIITETTPPEVVILTVTAVSKTSVVSPVVETPVVTPVVDTTTVAPAVEIPNGTPELNISMVGKVTVALTATPMVETSVVSVTNIETPIVAIPAVTPVTETSVVSPVFETTVASTTSEITSKPIAIAEAETLVVTPVNETPDVVSVTVTEAIAPVIFTSPLTSIAETSVMTTVVETPAVKPVAVTEIPAVTPVVVAPLVTPLAETSVVSPVVEPQALKPVAVTEIPDVTSVGMTPALASVIVTEAASTVVTLAVTAKAETSAVSPLVETPLVMPTAVAVAETPVVTPVVVTPAVTPVAETSVVIPVVKTPAVKPVTMTETSVVTPVDETIAVKPVAMGETPVFTPVLVTPAVTPIAQTSLVMPVVESPTAKSVVVAETQAVTPVVEIPAVKPAAMTETPLVTQVVETAAIKQIAVTKSPLVTPVVESPAVKPVAVTEASTVTAVVVKPVVTPVAETSGVSPVEETLQLAESVAAVGETTVLTPVVVTPAVTAVAEKSLVMPVVESPPVKSVAVAETPVETPVIEILAVKPVEMTETPVVTPLAETPVVTPGVKTPAVKPVAVAETPDVTSVVVTPALVSVIVTEAASPVLTLPVIAKAETSVVSPVAETPLVMPTAVAVAETPVVTPVVVTPAVSPVDETSVVTPVLETPAVKPVAMAKTPVLTPVEVTSAVTPVAETPFVTPVVETPAIKPVAGTETPIVTPVVATPVLLSVIVTEAASSVFTPAVMAIAETSIVSPVVETPAVKLITVAETPVVIPVLQTSALVTVIETVATSPVVSPAVSPLANKSVESPVVETPAVKPVAVADTSVGIQMVVTPTVIQTAETSVVSPVVEIRAVKPPAATVDETPVVSPVVKTLVDQMASTPVTSIVPSVLRTPVINEVVETPTVTSTVEKPAKAPVLVTPYVAPVVVTPVVKEKKAELLVVDENDVKPQLVTEKEVKTSILTVKGISNVENAKGSLKHEPIATSTELQSEVEEDVWEDAVDNIGVAVQTQADGVPQDTAAKEASDAPI from the exons TTGTTACAGACAAATGGACAGATCTCCAGTTTGAATATAAAGACAAAGAACCATGCAGACGAATTAAATGGACACTTTGAGGAGAGGGTACTTGCAGATG TTGGCTCAGGGTTTGTTACTATAAAAGAAGATGGCACAGAGACAATTGAAGATCTTCATGATGTGGACACCCTTCAACCAAACACTCAGAATGAGAGCAGAGAGATGGTTAATTCAGATGGTGTGACTGTGAAGGAGGGAATGGAGGAGGATGGCCAAGTAAATGATATCAATGAAGTTggcttcaaaaaaatcttcagaTTTGTTGGATTTAGGTTCAGCCTGAAAAAAGACACATGTGAAAAGACTGAAGGAGAAGGGTTACTAGCAAATGAGCAAGTAGAGAAAGTGGCAAGTACCTCTGAATACTTCGAGGCAACCAAAGAGACGATCACTGAGGCAGCAAATGAAAACTGCTCATATGAGAACACGCCTGATGATCCATTGAACAGTGCAGTGTCTGCCCAGCCTGAGCCAGCTGATCCCTCtcaaaaaacagaaaatgaaaccaagGTGGATCAGGACGCAGATATAGTGGAACATAATGTAGAGGTCACACCTTATAAAGAACAGGTAAAAGTGGTTGAAGCAAGTCCTGAGCCAGAGGAGCCTGAGCCAGAGGAGCCGATGTCGCCAATCAAACAATTCTTTACAGAAGGAATTTTTGCCAgtttaagaaagaaaaagaaagaggtggaaatacaaaaagagagaaaggaagaggaactcaaaataatttataaaagagATGCTGCAGAGGCTGAAAAAGAGGGTAGTAAATGCATATGCCTTGATATCCCTCATATCATGTCTGAGGAAGAAAAAGATTCACAGGGGAAAGGAGACATCAAGTTTTTACCTGAAGAAGAACTTCAGGTAAATTCTCTAGAGAAAGATAAAGTACAAGGAAGTCCACTTAAAAGACTTTTCAGGAAATTTTCCACAAGaaggcagagagaaaataaagctGCAGTAAATGTGATTGAGGCTGAGGAAAAAGTCTCTGAACAGCCTGAGTCATCCTCAGAATTGACAGAGATCCAGAAAGTGGAGGAACCACTGGTTGAAGAACCAAAATCAGCTGAAGAGGAGCAGTTGGCTGATGTTAGCCCTCAAGAGTCCAAAAAGAAATCTGACTCCACCGTTTCCTGGGAGGCACTGATTTGTGGTGGTTCTGCTAGGAAAAGGGCTAGAAAAACAAATGAGGATGAGACACCAGACAAAGGAGAGGAATATGAGAAAAAAACTGAATCTCCACTAGGAAGTTCTTTTGAGGGTGATTATGATCATCTTACATCATCCAGTGAACAAGCTGGAAGTCCTGGAGAAGGAGAGGCAGGATCCACATGGAAAACGTTTAAAAAAATGGTCACCCCAAAGAGGAAGGTAAGAACTGGAGGAAGTAGCTCACCTGAACAGATATCTTCAGACAGTGAAATGAACAAAGATGACTCATTTTCTATAAAGAAACTTATTCCAGGGCataaaaagagaaaatctgaTGCAATGCGAGAACAGACATCCTCTGATGAGGCTGGTAAGGATGCTGAAAGTGGTGACGAAGATGATGAAACACCAGCTATTATTCCATTGTCTGAGTATGAAATAATTGAGCCTGAAAGTCTTAGAGAGGTGAATGAAAAACTAGTTGAAATTACAATAGAACATGAGATGACAGAGATGACTTCACAAGTGTTAGACAAGGACAAACCAAATGAATCAGAGCCCAAGTTTGCAGCTAAAGTTTCAAATAATGTTCTATCAGAGAACTTTGAAGAACTGACAGACTTCATGAGTAAACATCAACAACTGAATGATATGCCAGAGGAAGGGATCATTGAAGAAAGCATAGAAACACCTATATCATCTGCTGTGTGTACAACACAGGATGATTCCTTTGCTGAGGACTTTGTAGTGCCTGCAAGTGAAGAATTTATTGGGGAGGACACAACTGAAATGGTCTCAGCAGTCTCCCAGCTAACAGAATCACCCAAGACATCTGGGCATGTTACACCAGTGCTGGCTGAATACAGCATTCAGAAGTCAGATGTGATCCTACAAGAAGCTGTTCAATCTATGTGCATGACTCCAAGTGTTCAGTCAGTAACCACAAAAGATGAAAGGCAAAAATTCCTGACTGTGTCACTTTCACCTTATATTCTACAGTCATCCACACCAGAAGAAACAAAAGTTTTAGTTGCACATAAGAAAACAGATGCAACAGCAATATGTACAGGCCTAATATCTCAGGAAATAGAATCTTTGGAAGAACCTGTCCCTGCACCCTTAATGGAGGAGGTACCTGAAGTAAGTGATGCTGTCCTGACTGAATTAGTCTCTGATAACCTGACAGATGAACCCGAAGTAGCAGGACTTGGGACAGATGAGGTCTATGAAGCTGAAATCATGGAAGTTAAAACAAAGTataagaaacaaattacaataaatgcCACTGAAACTGAACTCAATATAGAGCAAGTAATTCAGTTGATGGCAGAGCAGGACAAAGAGGAATGTCCAACAGAACCAGTGATGGGTATTGAACCAGTTTATGTGGCAGTGATTGATACAATACAACGTGAAGCTGTGCTGGACCAGGTAATTGCTGCAAACACCCATGATCCCATGACAGAAGGTCCATTACACCCAGTGTTAGAAGAATCTGTGTATATACAACCAGTACATTACACCGAAGTAACTGCTGAAGTTGAAAAAGTGATCAAGCTTCCAGATGTTGAATTGTCAGCTGCTGAGTTTGAGCAAGCTGCACTACCTGAAGTGTTGGAGTTTTTGACACATTATGTAGCCAGTGTTCCTGACACTACTCGAAGTGAAATTGCAGACATTGATAAAGAAGGAATTGACATTTTTGCCTCTACTGTGGAATGTCTTGAAACCAAAGATACTATTAGTTTTATAAGTCCAATTTCAGATCCCATAAAGGTAGAGGTGATAGAGGTAGAAGACAGGATACAAACAGAATTAGCTGAATCAGTACATGATGATGTTCATGAAATTCAATTGGACATAAAAGATACAGTCTTAAAAACAGCAGGGGCACAAGTGGAGACAGTTCTTCAAGTTGTCTCAGCAGGTGATTCAGCAATTGTTGTGGAAGACACCTGTGAGCAAATACAAGAAGGCAAAATGGAACACCAGGAAATTGAGGACATACATGTAGAGGAGAGTATGGATGTTGTTGCTTCAGAAGATTTTCAAAATTTTGAGGCTGAAAACATTTCAGGAACTGCAGCTGAATTTTTTGTCAGGGAAGAGTTGGAGGAAAAACAATTGAACATACCAGCCGAGGAGGTGTCACTTCCAGAAACAGTATTAGTTGAGGAGACTGAAGAGGTGGATAAAGTTACACCGGAGCCTGAAGAATTGCCCAAAGAAATAGATACTTATGTAGAAGATAAAGTGGAAGAAGATGCATGTTACAAAACAGACAGGAAAGGACTGAATGAGGAAGAGGAAATTGCCGTGAAAGAAGGGCAACCATTAACAAACACTGAAGCAGATGAATCAGAGAATCTAGAGGTTGCTGCTCATACACATATTACTGAGGCATCTCCTGAAATTATTGAACAAGATGTTAGAACAGAAAATGCAGAGATGGTTAATGGAATAAGAGAGGATTTGGATGTTTCTGAGATTTCAAAGGATGTATTGGAGCACAAAGAAACAACAGCAGAGCCTGAAGCTGATTCTGGAGTCATGCTAACACATCTAGAGACTGCTGTTCCCCTAGTTGAAACAAGATCTGTACAAACAGAAATCATGGACTTTCAAACAGAATTGAGTCTGGACAGTGAACAAAGTCCAGAAACTTCCAAAGAGgataaacaaacaataacaacTGAGAATATTAAGACTGTTCAAGTTTTAGAGATGGTTGTTATTATGGAGAATGTAACAAAACAATCAGAGATGGAGAAACTAGTACCAGTAGCACAGGCACTTGTAATATCTGAGCTACCAGAGGTCACAGAAAAAGATAATGATGCATTAGCAATAACTGATTTAATTGCTGAAACAAGAGGTGGTGATCAAGTGGACCATGCACCAGTGATGGTAGCAACAGAAATTACAGAAACATCAGCTCCAGAAGAAAAAGATAAAACCCCTGTTGTTACCGAACCTGAAAGCTCAGGGCCAACTGAAATTAAAGTGGCTGGTACAACAGAGAGTGAGTCTGTAGGAGTGGCACAAAATTATACTGCTACACAAAATGAGGTTAATAGTGTGAGTAAACACAAGGATGAAGCAACAGAAGACACCATGCTAAAATGTGAACCTGCTGAACAGATAGTAGAGAAACCACTGGCAATCAATCTGCAGATAGAAAATGCAGAAATTAAAGATGAAATACCAGCAGTAATGGATATGAAAGAGGAGTCATCAGCTGTTACCAAACTAGAAGTAGCGCCCATGTCACAGACACTGCCATTGAGCTCTGAAATAGAAGCAGAAACACTAGAAGTTACTGAACTCAAGGCAGCGACCCTTGAAATGACAGAACCAATGGTAGAAACACATGTGGCAACAGAAGTTGAAGTAGAGACAGCACTCGAAGTGGAGACTCCATTTGTGACATCAGTGGTTGCGGAACTTGAGGTAGATTCACCAGTAGTTACATCTATGACAAAAACTATTGACACACACAGCTCTGCTGCAATATCAGTGAATCAAAACAAAGACAGTGACACCGCACTGTTGACAGAAGAGGTCAAAGAACAAGTTGTAGGGATGCCCACTGTAACCCCTGTGGTATTGACACCGGCTGAAGCTCTGGATGTAGTTACAACGGTTGTGGCTCTTGGCAACGGATCAAGGCCTGTAGCTTCAGTGAAAGAAATACAAGATGTGACTCTATTGGTAGGAACACCAGCTGTTGATCCAGTGGCTGTGTCAACAGTAGAGATGCAAAATGTGACTCCAGTAGCCAAAACTTTAGCTCTCAGTTCAGGGATAATAACAGAGACTACACCTCCTGAAGTAGTTATACTGACTGTGACTGCAGTATCAAAAACTTCAGTTGTGAGCCCAGTAGTAGAAACTCCAGTTGTGACCCCAGTGGTAGACACAACAACTGTGGCCCCAGCAGTAGAAATCCCAAATGGGACTCCAGAGTTGAATATATCAATGGTAGGAAAAGTCACAGTTGCATTAACTGCAACTCCTATGGTGGAGACATCAGTTGTTTCAGTGACAAATATTGAAACGCCAATAGTAGCTATACCAGCTGTGACCCCAGTAACAGAAACATCAGTTGTGAGCCCAGTATTCGAAACTACAGTTGCTTCCACCACATCAGAAATCACATCAAAACCAATTGCAATTGCAGAGGCAGAGACATTAGTTGTAACCCCAGTGAATGAGACACCAGATGTGGTTTCAGTGACAGTAACAGAGGCCATAGCTCCAGTAATATTTACATCACCTTTGACTTCAATAGCAGAAACATCAGTTATGACCACAGTAGTAGAAACTCCAGCAGTAAAACCAGTTGCAGTGACAGAGATACCAGCTGTGACCCCAGTGGTGGTTGCACCACTTGTGACTCCACTAGCAGAAACATCAGTTGTGAGCCCAGTAGTAGAACCTCAAGCATTAAAGCCAGTTGCAGTGACAGAGATACCAGATGTGACCTCAGTGGGTATGACACCAGCTCTTGCTTCGGTGATAGTAACAGAGGCTGCATCTACAGTTGTTACATTAGCTGTGACTGCAAAAGCAGAAACATCAGCTGTGAGCCCATTAGTAGAAACTCCATTAGTAATGCCAACTGCAGTTGCAGTGGCAGAGACACCAGTTGTGACCCCAGTGGTGGTGACACCAGCTGTGACTCCAGTAGCTGAAACATCAGTTGTGATCCCTGTAGTCAAAACCCCAGCAGTAAAGCCAGTTACAATGACGGAGACATCAGTTGTGACCCCAGTAGATGAAACTATAGCAGTTAAGCCAGTTGCAATGGGAGAGACACCCGTTTTTACCCCTGTATTAGTTACACCAGCTGTGACTCCAATAGCACAAACATCTTTGGTGATGCCAGTAGTAGAAAGTCCAACAGCAAAGTCAGTTGTAGTGGCAGAGACACAAGCTGTGACCCCAGTTGTAGAAATTCCAGCAGTAAAGCCAGCTGCAATGACAGAGACACCACTTGTAACCCAAGTTGTAGAAACTGCAGCAATTAAGCAAATTGCAGTGACGAAGTCACCACTTGTGACCCCTGTAGTAGAATCTCCAGCAGTTAAGCCAGTTGCAGTGACCGAAGCATCAACTGTGACAGCAGTGGTGGTGAAACCAGTTGTGACTCCGGTAGCAGAAACATCAGGTGTAAGCCCAGTAGAAGAAACTCTGCAATTAGCTGAATCAGTAGCTGCAGTGGGAGAGACAACAGTTTTGACCCCAGTGGTAGTAACACCAGCTGTGACTGCAGTAGCTGAAAAATCTTTGGTGATGCCAGTAGTAGAAAGTCCACCAGTAAAGTCAGTTGCAGTGGCAGAGACACCAGTTGAGACCCCAGTTATAGAAATTCTAGCAGTTAAGCCAgttgaaatgacagagacacCAGTTGTGACTCCACTAGCTGAAACACCAGTTGTGACCCCAGGAGTAAAAACTCCAGCAGTAAAACCAGTTGCAGTGGCAGAGACACCAGATGTGACCTCAGTGGTTGTGACACCAGCTCTTGTTTCAGTGATAGTAACAGAGGCTGCATCTCCAGTATTGACATTACCTGTGATTGCAAAAGCAGAAACATCAGTTGTGAGCCCAGTAGCAGAAACTCCATTAGTAATGCCAACTGCAGTTGCAGTTGCAGAGACACCAGTTGTGACCCCAGTGGTGGTGACACCAGCTGTGTCTCCAGTAGATGAAACATCAGTTGTGACTCCTGTATTAGAAACTCCAGCAGTAAAGCCAGTTGCAATGGCAAAGACACCAGTTTTGACCCCAGTAGAAGTTACATCAGCTGTGACTCCAGTAGCAGAAACACCATTTGTGACCCCAGTAGTAGAAACTCCAGCAATTAAGCCAGTTGCAGGGACAGAGACACCAATTGTGACCCCAGTGGTGGCAACACCAGTTTTGCTTTCAGTGATAGTAACAGAGGCTGCATCTTCAGTATTTACACCAGCTGTGATGGCAATAGCAGAAACATCAATTGTGAGCCCAGTAGTCGAAACTCCAGCAGTAAAGCTAATTACAGTTGCAGAGACACCAGTTGTGATCCCAGTGTTACAGACCTCAGCTCTGGTTACAGTGATTGAAACAGTGGCTACATCTCCAGTCGTTTCACCAGCTGTGAGTCCATTAGCAAATAAATCAGTTGAAAGCCCAGTAGTAGAAACTCCAGCAGTAAAGCCAGTTGCAGTGGCAGACACATCAGTTGGAATTCAAATGGTGGTGACACCAACTGTGATTCAAACAGCAGAAACATCAGTTGTGAGCCCAGTAGTTGAAATTAGAGCAGTAAAACCTCCCGCAGCTACAGTGGATGAGACTCCAGTCGTGAGtccagtggtaaagacactggtaGATCAGATGGCATCAACACCAGTGACATCAATTGTGCCCTCAGTATTAAGGACACCAGTTATAAATGAAGTGGTGGAGACACCCACTGTGACCTCAACAGTAGAGAAACCTGCTAAAGCCCCTGTGTTAGTGACACCATATGTTGCTCCAGTGGTTGTGACACCAGTGGTAAAGGAAAAAAAGGCAGAGCTTTTAGTTGTAGATGAAAATGACGTTAAACCACAACTTGTGACTGAGAAAGAGGTGAAGACATCAATTTTAACTGTAAAAGGTATTTCCAATGTAGAAAATGCAAAGGGCTCCTTGAAGCATGAGCCCATTGCAACTTCAACAGAACTTCAATCAGAGGTGGAAGAGGATGTGTGGGAGGATGCTGTAGATAATATTGGAGTTGCTGTACAGACGCAAGCGGATGGTGTGCCCCAAGATACTGCTGCTAAAGAAGCATCTGATGCCCCAATTTGA